A genomic region of Dickeya solani IPO 2222 contains the following coding sequences:
- a CDS encoding ABC transporter permease has product MFAYIVRRLLEMIPVLLVISLLVFGFIKLLPGDPARIYAGPDAPIEAVEAARERLGLNDPLPQQYLNWLDGLAHGDLGITYRTQQPVLTVIQKSFMPTLWLALAGFAWSVLLGLLIGVFAALKRGKWQDWSLMSLAVGGISMPPFWLGLLLIQFVAMPFGIFSVSGYNKPADIILPALTLGASVAAVMARFTRSAFLEVMQEDYVRTARAKGLRQRLIVWKHVMRNALIPVITMLGLQFGFLLGGSIVVESVFNWPGLGWLLIESIKTQDQPVIQALVMLFVFEFILINLLVDLLYAVVNPAIRLR; this is encoded by the coding sequence ATGTTTGCTTATATCGTCCGACGTTTGCTGGAAATGATCCCGGTTTTGCTGGTGATCTCCCTGTTGGTGTTCGGTTTTATCAAGCTGTTACCGGGTGACCCGGCGCGGATCTACGCCGGCCCCGACGCCCCCATCGAGGCGGTGGAAGCCGCCCGTGAGCGTCTGGGGTTGAACGATCCGCTGCCGCAGCAATACCTCAACTGGCTGGACGGGCTAGCGCACGGTGATCTCGGCATCACCTACCGCACCCAACAGCCGGTGCTGACCGTCATCCAGAAAAGTTTTATGCCGACGCTGTGGCTGGCGCTGGCCGGCTTCGCCTGGTCGGTGCTGCTCGGCTTGCTGATCGGCGTGTTTGCCGCGCTCAAACGCGGCAAATGGCAGGATTGGTCGCTAATGAGTCTGGCGGTGGGCGGTATCTCGATGCCGCCGTTCTGGCTTGGTCTGCTGCTGATCCAATTCGTCGCCATGCCGTTCGGCATTTTTTCGGTCAGCGGTTACAACAAACCGGCTGACATTATTCTGCCCGCGCTAACGTTGGGCGCCTCGGTGGCCGCCGTCATGGCGCGCTTTACCCGCTCCGCGTTTCTGGAAGTGATGCAGGAAGATTATGTGCGTACCGCCCGCGCCAAAGGGCTGCGCCAGCGGCTGATCGTCTGGAAACACGTTATGCGCAATGCGCTGATTCCGGTGATCACCATGCTTGGGTTGCAGTTCGGTTTTCTGCTGGGCGGCTCTATTGTGGTGGAAAGCGTGTTCAACTGGCCGGGGCTTGGCTGGTTGTTGATCGAATCCATCAAGACGCAGGATCAGCCGGTGATTCAGGCGCTGGTGATGCTGTTCGTGTTTGAATTTATCCTGATTAACCTGCTGGTCGACCTGCTGTACGCGGTGGTGAACCCGGCCATTCGTCTGCGTTAG
- a CDS encoding glutathione ABC transporter substrate-binding protein gives MKSLLSTVTSRRSAVALGLSLCLAAAAQAQDLRISMYADITGLDPHDTSDTLSYSIQSGIFERLFQFDNQMKLVPRLATGYTGNADATEFTITLREGVTFQDGTPFNADAVKANLDRLADQTKGLKRNSLFNMIKTVTVLSPTQVKIELNKSFGAFVNTLAHPSAVMHSPAALKQYPDETQLRVHPVGTGPFKFSEWQQGKDVKLVKYDNYWQKGWPKVDSVTFYPSPEDATRVAALKSGQSDAIYPLPSDLVKTIEDDTKLAIQRDPSIYLYYMAINTQHAPLNDVRVRQALNYAINRTIWLKVGFAGMGLPAASAMAPRVQFFASQSEPNYTYSPAKAKELLKEAGYENGLELKLWTTNTTAAVRSAQFFKQQLEQVGIKATVTPMDSGARNEKLWGVKDPKQAEFDLYYGGWSPSTGDADWALRPLFATESWVPKAYNVSYYSNPDVDKAIMAGLATADNDKRAAAYADAQKLIWKDAPVVFLGVPDNLVGKVKNLSGVYMLADGSLIFDQAEFK, from the coding sequence ATGAAATCGTTACTATCCACAGTAACTTCACGTCGTTCCGCCGTCGCTCTTGGGCTGTCATTGTGTCTGGCCGCTGCGGCTCAGGCGCAGGATCTGCGTATTTCCATGTATGCCGATATCACCGGGCTGGACCCGCACGACACCTCAGACACCCTGAGCTACTCCATCCAGAGCGGGATCTTCGAGCGTTTGTTCCAGTTCGACAACCAGATGAAACTGGTGCCGCGGCTGGCTACCGGCTATACCGGCAACGCCGACGCCACCGAATTCACCATCACCCTGCGCGAAGGCGTCACCTTCCAGGACGGCACGCCGTTCAACGCCGATGCGGTGAAAGCCAACCTTGACCGTCTGGCCGATCAGACCAAAGGGCTCAAACGCAACAGCCTGTTCAACATGATCAAAACCGTGACGGTACTGTCGCCGACGCAAGTAAAAATCGAGCTGAACAAATCCTTCGGCGCCTTCGTCAACACGCTGGCCCATCCGTCGGCGGTCATGCACAGCCCGGCGGCGCTGAAACAGTACCCGGACGAAACCCAACTGCGCGTGCACCCGGTCGGCACCGGCCCGTTCAAGTTCTCCGAATGGCAGCAGGGCAAAGACGTCAAGCTGGTGAAATATGACAACTACTGGCAGAAAGGCTGGCCGAAAGTCGACAGCGTGACCTTCTACCCGTCGCCGGAAGACGCTACCCGCGTCGCCGCGCTGAAATCCGGCCAGTCCGACGCCATCTACCCGCTGCCGTCCGATCTGGTAAAAACCATTGAAGATGACACCAAGCTGGCGATCCAACGCGACCCCAGCATCTATCTGTACTATATGGCGATCAACACCCAGCATGCGCCACTGAACGACGTGCGTGTACGCCAGGCGCTGAACTACGCCATCAACCGTACCATCTGGTTGAAAGTCGGTTTTGCCGGCATGGGCCTGCCTGCCGCGTCTGCGATGGCGCCGCGCGTACAGTTCTTCGCCAGCCAGAGCGAACCGAACTACACCTACAGCCCGGCCAAGGCCAAAGAACTGTTGAAAGAAGCCGGCTACGAGAACGGGCTGGAACTGAAACTGTGGACCACCAACACCACCGCCGCGGTGCGCAGTGCGCAGTTCTTCAAACAGCAACTGGAGCAGGTCGGCATCAAGGCGACCGTAACCCCGATGGATTCCGGCGCGCGCAACGAAAAATTGTGGGGCGTGAAAGACCCGAAACAGGCTGAGTTTGACCTGTACTACGGCGGCTGGTCGCCGTCCACCGGCGACGCCGACTGGGCGCTGCGTCCACTGTTCGCCACCGAGTCCTGGGTACCGAAAGCCTACAACGTCTCTTACTACAGCAACCCGGATGTGGATAAAGCCATCATGGCCGGCCTGGCGACCGCGGATAACGACAAACGCGCCGCTGCTTACGCCGATGCCCAGAAGTTGATCTGGAAAGACGCGCCGGTGGTGTTCCTGGGCGTGCCGGACAACCTGGTAGGCAAAGTGAAAAATCTGTCCGGCGTTTACATGCTGGCTGACGGTTCGCTGATCTTCGATCAGGCTGAGTTCAAGTAA